CTTTGAAAACTTCCTTTTTCCATATGGGCACTCTCCTTTTGACCTCGTCCACCACATACCTGCAGGCTCTAAAGGTTTCATCCCTGTGTCCGCCAAAGACCACTACCATAAAGGAGGGTTCTCCCACCTTTACCACACCGAGCCTATGGTGAATAAATACCTCTCTAACAGGAAAGTTCTTTAGTGCTTCCTCTCGTATATCTTCCATGACTTTTATAGCCATTTCGGGAAAGGCTTCGTAATGAAGCTCTACCACATCCCCATCTTCTGGAGCGGACCTGGCTATACCCAAGAAAACAAGTCCCGCACCACAATCCTCTGGCACTCTATATTGGGACAAGATTCTGTCCGCTCCTATCCACTCTACACCTAAATAAACTCTTGGAATCATCCTTAGTAAAATATAGACTGCATGCTGTGGGTTTTAATGACTTATCTCAAAAAAGTCTCTACAGTTCGGTTTTTAAAGCAGGGTGCAGAATGTAAATGCAGACAAGGACTTACCTAACCGTGTTAAAGGGCGGTTAAGGCTA
This is a stretch of genomic DNA from Aquificaceae bacterium. It encodes these proteins:
- a CDS encoding molybdenum cofactor biosynthesis protein MoaE; protein product: MIPRVYLGVEWIGADRILSQYRVPEDCGAGLVFLGIARSAPEDGDVVELHYEAFPEMAIKVMEDIREEALKNFPVREVFIHHRLGVVKVGEPSFMVVVFGGHRDETFRACRYVVDEVKRRVPIWKKEVFKDGRGEWVLGA